The sequence CACCAGTCGCCTCGAATTCGTCCGAAACCCAGAAGGTGTTCTGCAAGCCATCAAGCTGCACAACGTCCGCCTGAGCTACCCGAAGCTGTTCAAGCCGGAAGCCGACAGGAACAACCCATCGGCCGTCCCCAAGTTCGGCGCGGTGTTCATCGCCAACCTGAGCGACGCCGAGAAGGGCGAACTCGCGAAGTTCCTCAAGGAGGCATCTGCCGAGGCATTCAAGAAGATGCTCCCGGCCGACAAGTACTTCGCCAAGAACGGCGACCTGTCCGGGAAGCCAGAGTACGCTGGCTGCACCACGTTCTCCGCCTCCGAAGGTGAGAAGAATCCTCCGAAGGTCTACAACCGCCACGGCATCCTGACCAAGTCGGAGATCGAGGTGTACTCGGGATGCATGGTGACCGCAGTCATCAAACCCTGGATCCAGAGCAACACCTTCGGCCAGCGCATCAACGCTTCGCTCCTGGGAGTCAAGTTCGCCGGTGACAACGAGCCGTTCGGGCCTCCTCCTGTCGACGTCGCCACCATGCTCGGATGCGACCCGAACCAGGCGGACCCGATCGACTCGGTGATCCCTGGGTTCACGCCGTTCGCGAGCAACGACGACGACAGTTCACTCCCGTTCTGAAATTGCAGGAGGGATCATGCAATTCACCAGACACACCCTGTGCGGCCCGTCCTCCCTTGAGAGGCGGGCCCTCTGCCCTGGATCGCTTGCCCAGGAAAGCTGGCTCGACCGGGGAGACGAGAAGGACGAGGACGCTGATCGCGGGACAACCTGCCACGCAGCGATGGAGGCATTCGTTCTCGGGAGACCGGAACCAGAACTGACTGACGACGAAGCTCGCGACGTCAAGAAGGCCAAGGAAGCCCTGGAGATGCTCCTCATGGGAGATGTCATCCTCCAGGAGGAAGTTGCACCGAAGGTCCGCAAGACCAGAGGTGGCGCCAATGTCTACGTCGAACTCGAGCTCCTGGATCTTCCGTACTCCATGGAGTCCAACGAGATCGGAACGATGGATCTGGTCTTCATCTACGAGGACCACATCCTCCTCATCGACTGGAAGTTCGGCGGGTCATTTGTCCCGGCTCCAAAGTGGAACCTACAGCTCAAGGGGTATGCACTCGGCCTGTGGAATGACTTCCCGACCTTGCCCATCCACGTTGTCATCGTTCAGCCACAGGTGATGGTCGACTACCAGGTCGTCCCCTGGGTCTACGAGCCCGAGGAACGGGACGAGTTCTTCTCGGAACTGTCCGGGATCGTCTCCAGGTGCCACCGCGAGCCAGACCTGCTAGTCGTCGGGAAGGCTTGCCAGTTCTGCAAGGCCGCGCGCCACGTCACCTGTCCTGCCATCCAGCGGTCGCTGGGCGCCTTCGCCAGCATCAACGCCGCCGGAACCCAGTGCCTGGAGGAAATGAACTCGATGGAGCTGGGTCGCGTCATGGCCGCTGCCAAGGCTGCCGAGAAGGCCGCGACCGCGGTTGTTGCCCAAGCCAGGAAGCTGGCCATGGGAGGTAAGGCGATCGATGGCTGGTCCTGCAACCAGGATTCCTCCGGCTCCTACCGGCTCGCCAGGAAGGCGGCGTCGCCAGGATGGCCGAAGGATGCCATCACCCACGACTACTCGGACAACCTCCGGGAACTGCTGTTCAAGGATTGAATCCCGAACCGGCCCACGGGATCATGGGCCACCCACCACAAGGAGAACGAGATGAACAAGAAGCCAGCCATCGCTGCCCCCGCCGCCAAGAAGGCTCCCAAGCCTGCCGTCGCCACTGCGGTCGCCAAGCCGGTGCCCAAGGGAATTCCGGTCAAGGCCGTCGCTACCAAGAAGGCCGGGAAGAAGTAATGCCCACCTACACCGTCATCAGCAACGAGAAGAGCAACGTCGAGGCCGTCATCATCGCGCCCAACCGCGCTGCTGCCCGGGCCGCCGCCCTGGCCTCCGTGTTCACCATCCGCGAAGCCACCACCGAGGACATCGTGGACTTCACGCGGTCAGGCAAGGAGATCAAGCGGTACGCCCCGAAGGAAGCGAAGCCTGCGTTCGTTGACCCGAACTAGACCAACATCCTGGACGGCGATGCACAAACTTGAGCAACTGACGGACAGCGAGTACATCAGCCTGGCGGTCAGCAATGGCTGCCTGGCGTGCTCACTCGACCGGAACCCAGGGACGCCAGCAGAGTGGCACCATCCACGGGAAGGTGTTGGAAAAGGGGAGAGGGGGCCAGACCGCGAGGGCTACCCCCTTTGCCCTTCCCACCACCGAACCAGCGTTGGATGCTTCTCGATTCATCTGCACCCGCGCGAGTTCAAGCGGCTGTACGGAAACGACGAGAAGATGGCGAAGCTCACACGGATCGGGGTCCAGAGGATTCTCGATCGATCAATCGGAATGAGGAGGGCGAGATGATTTGGATCGGGGTCGACAACGGAGTCAGCGGAAGCATCGGGATCATCGGGACCGGACTCGAGCCAATGCTGGTGAACGCCAGGGAGTACACCAGGAAGAAGAAGCGCGGTGGCCTCGAGGTCGACCCGACAGCCTTCCTCCAGATCATCACCGAGCACGGCCCTGTTGCCGGCGTCATCCTGGAGAACCCATTCCGCGGGCAGCACAGGAACGTCGAGGTCAGCGCCGCCCACTTCGACTCCGTGGCCAGGACGATGATGGAGATCCACCAGATCCCGTTCGTCAGCGTTGCCTCCGGAGACTGGCAGCGCCCGCTCTTGAAGGTTCCTCCCCGGAAGAAGGGGATCAAGACCGACACCAAGCGCATCTCGATGGAGGCTGGCGTTCTCCGCTGGCCATCCCTGCGCGCGCAGATCGAAGACCAGGGCGACGCCGACGCGCTGTTCCTGGCTGTCCACGCCATGCACGAATTCCCAGGAGGCGGAGATGCCAACTTTTGATGAGCAGGAATGGCTTGACGGAAGAGGCTTGCACCCAAGAGAGGCCAGGGTTTTGATTGAAGAATTTCGTAAATCGAAAGCATCTGGAATGACAGTCGACGATTGGCTGAAAGCAAGATCGCAAGCGATGAAGGATGACGTTCCGCCACCTCCGCATCCAAGGGAGATGTCACCACCCGCCCAGAAGCACGATGCCCACTACCGGGAGATCGAGGCCATGGGCGTGGAGCCGATAGCTGTAGCAGAATCGATCATCGTCGCCGGCATCCCGCCAGAGTACCACGAAACGGTGCGCAGGAACTATTCCGCCGCGCTCGCTGTGAAGTACCTGATGCGGCTTGGTCACAAGGATGATGGGAAGAAGGAACTTGACAAGTCCGCGAACTACATCCATCGGGCTAGAACCGGAACTTGGATGTAAGTTTCTTCTATGGGGAAGACGTTCGCAAAGCAATGGTGCCAGCCAATCGAGAACCTTCCTGAAGACGAAAGGAAGAGGATCGCGGCCTGGGCGCTCGAGACGATCGACCGCGACTCGAGGTACTACGCTCCGCTTTGGAAGCGCGGACGGACATGCCTCGAGTACGTCGAGGGAAAGATCTTCAGCCTTGCCGAACTCGAGGAATTTGCCAACCGCGAAGTCGTCCCCATCCAAACTCCCGAGCTGAAGCCTGCCCTTGACTCGATCATGGGCGAGCTCCTAAACACTGGCAAGTCCGGCGCGGTCACCGCTGTCGGGCCTGAGGATGCCGCTGGCGCCAACGTGCGCACCGTCATCATCAAGGCTGTGGAGCGTGAGAACCAACTCCGCTTCCGGGAAGCCCAGATCGCCAGGGACACATTCACGACCTCCGTGCCTGGCTGGGCCTGGATCGAGGCCTACGACCCAACCAACCCAGACGAGCCCGGCCTCACAGTCCTCCAGGAGGAATGGGACGGGGTGATCCCCGACTGCGCCTGGACCGACCGCCAGATGCGAAACCTCGGCCACGCCACCCGGATCAGGCAGTGGTCGATCGAGGACATCGAGCGGTATGTCAAGGATCCCGAGATCCGCGCTAAGATGGTCTACGAAGCCGACAGCATGTCGACCACCCTGGGAGCCGACTACTCGGGCCGCGATACGATCGTGGAGAACATCCGCGCTTCCCGCCAGAAGTTCACCCAGACAGGGCAGCTTGCCGTATTCGAGATGACCCACTGGGTCAGGATGCGCATGGCCTCGTGGTATGACCCGGTCTCCGACGACTCCGGAATCATCCCGCAGAACTGGGGCCCGAACGAGATCAACTCCTGGATGCAGCAGAACCCGCAGATCCAGCTCCAGGAGAATGACAACCAGCGCGTCCTCTGGGTGACCACCATCACCTCGACCGGAATCCTGCTGGCCAATGGCCCGCACTGGCTCCAGGCAGGCGTCTTCCCGGGGATCCCTTGCGTCCCCGACAGGATCAATGGGAAGTGGGCAGGCCTCATCGAGTTCGTCCTGGACGTCGTGAAGGCTGGAGCCTACTCGGAAACGGAATGGGCGCACTCGGTTCGCACCCTGAACAACAACCTGCTGAAGGTGCGCAAGGGTGCGGTCGCCGACATGGATGCCTTGCGTCGCGAGATGGCAACGCCGAACGGAATCGTCGAGATAGAGATGTCGGCCGACATGGACAGCGTCCAGTTCGTGGAGAACAGGCGCGAGCAGAAGGCCTTCGCCGACTGGAAGGAATCCACCCGCGAGCAGCTCTCCCGCCTCCTGGTGCCCGACAACTTCGTCGGCGGCACCCAGTCTTCGCAGGAAGCGAACTCCGCGATCGAGACCCGCATCCAGCAGACGCTCTCCCGCCTGGCGCCCGTCGTCTGGGGATGGCACGCGTTCCGCCTTCAGATCCGCCGCGTGCTCACGAAGGCGATGCCCTACGCGATCACGACCCAGAAGGCGTTCAGGCACATCGACCCGAAGAATGGCGACCAAACGGTTGAGGTGAATACCCCTGCCGAGTACGACGTTTACGGCGATGTCGTCCGCACGATGAACAATCTCGCTGGCGACGAGTATGACTACATCGAAATCGAATCCGACGATTCGCTGACTGGCCAGGAATTCGAGCGCCAGCAGTTCGGCGCATTCATGGAGAAGTGGGGCAACCTGCCTCCTGACGCCCTCATCCAGGTCGCCAAGAACTACCCAAACGTCAGCGTTCAGCGTCTTGGCCGCGACATGGAAGAGTCCGCGAAGAACACGCCGCCTCCGGCTCCCGAAGTCAAGGCCTCGGTTACGCTGCCTCTCGACAAGCTCGCCGCGAATCCGCTTGCACAGAAGGCAGCAATCGCGCTGAACATCCTGAAGCCGGAGGATATTGAAAAGATCAACAATCCGAATGGCTTGCCTCCGGGTGGACCGGAACCTATTCTTCCTGAAGCAATGCCATCCCCTGATGTTGGGGGAGGGATTGAGCAAGCCCAGATGAATCCACAAATGCAAATGGAAGGGATCCCATGAGCACCACCATGACCGCACCGCCCCCCACCCCGCAGTCAGCGGCACCCGTTGTTGCGCCAGTCGCACCAGCCTCCGTTGCCGCGCCCGTCGTTGCGGTCGCACCTGTCGCTCCTGTGGATCAGCAGGCGGCTCCTGCTTCGAATCCGTCTCCATCCATCGAGCCCAGGTTCTCGAAGGACGACTACGACCTCCTCATGAAGGGCGGCCCGGCAGCGCAGAAGGCGTTCGCCGACCAGCTCACGGACGAGGAGAACAAGATTGTTGCGAAGGGCGGCCTCGCCTCCCTGTTCGCCAAGGAAGCCGCGGCGGTTGATCCCCCGCCGGTGGCCCCGGCCCCGGGCGTGGAGGTTCCGCCTCCCGTCCTGGATGCCGGAGCCGAGGATCCTGCCTGGATGCTCAACGAGGACGAGTATTCCAAGGCGGATCCAAAGACCCGCGCCCTGTTCGACGCGCTCCTGGATGCCCAGACGAAGCTCGAGCAAGCTCCTCCTGCCGCCGACCCATTCGCCAACGACCCCGTCATCGCGTGGCGTCGCCAGGCCCTGGCAAGCGGAACCTTCGACATCCCGGACGCGCCCACCATCGACGACCTCGGTGGCATCGAGCTTCTGCGCAGCCTGGATGAGGCCTTTCAGCAGGAAGACCCGAACATCTGGATCAAGGCCGCCAGCGACCTGGTCAACCAGGCTTCGAAGGAAGTGGTTGCTCGCCAGGCCGCGACCATGCAGGCCAAGATCGACAACGCCTACGAGACCGGAGCCAGGACGTCCGAGTTCCGCTCCGAGCTCAAGTCATTCGTCAAGTCCACTCCCGACTTCAAGGGAGTGGCCGACGACATCATCGTGCGTGACCCCGAGGGCAACGCCATCCTGAACGAGGCTCACCCAGCAGCCGGGTTTGCCAAGTGGATAAAGGAAGAGTCTGTCGCCGGCCGCCTAAATGACAGCTACGTCCAGAAGTACGGCTTCGAGCCGCTCTGGCATCTGTTCCAGTCCGACAAGGCTGGTGGCTACGGCAAGATGATGGCTGGTTTGCGCCAATCCCTGGGCAGCTCGATCACCAAGAAGATGTCGGACGTCAGGGCGAACGCCCTCAAGTCCATCCAGGCGCCATCCGTTGGCGGCCAGGGATTTGGTGGAGCTCCAGTCGGCCAGTCGGCCAGCGAGCTGTACCACGGATTCGACCTCGCCACCCTGTCGCGGGACCCACAGGCCGCGCGACAGGCTGTCGACACCTTCTACCGAACCGGCAACAAGGAAGCCTCCAATGGCCTTGTCGCCGCGCTCCAGAACTATACCGCCAAGCAACGAGCTGGCGGACGGTGAGATAGAGATTTGCACCGCCCGGTTTCGGGCATCAACCACGTTCTCCAAAAGAGAACGGCTTCAATGAGGAGAGAACACCATGGCTATCGGCCAGCTTGATTGGAGATCCCAGGCGGTTGGGTCCAGCGACGCGGTGAACAACTACGTCGTCCAGGCCGCACTCGAGCGTCAGAAGTTCTACGAAGTCCGCGACAGCGGCGTCTTCGGGGACATGGCAGTGGACAAGACGGATGCTTCCGGCAACGGGATGTTCGACGCCAACGTCGACGTGTCCGGCACCGGAGCCGTGTGGTCCGCGTCCGACGCCAACAGCGACGAACATCGCTTCATGCTGGAGCGCATCGTGGGCGGTTCCGCCACCTATGGCGACGCGCCCCCGGCTGAAGGCGACTACAACGCTTACCTGTTCCAGTCGGTTTTCCAGAACGAAGTGGACAGCCCCAAGCTGCCCATTCCTGGACGGATGAGCCAGCTGCGGATCAAGAACATGATCCCAGACACCAAGGAGCCGGCTCGCCGCGCCTCCAAGGCCTGGCAGATCGAGGAGCGCGACTTCGACTTCCACACCGCGCTGACCATGGGCGAGTCCTACGGTTTGCTCCTGGACCCCGCAACGGTGCCTGGCGCCCTCGGCAAGGACCTTGGTCCTGGCGTGGGAACCGACGCCCCCTGCGAGCTGCTCATCACGGCAACGGCCGGAGCCCAGGTGACCATCCCGTCCCAGGGCCCCCGCAGCACCCAGTATCGTGATGCCGTCATCACGGCGCTGGCCGCGCTGTCCGCCTCCGGCTCCAAGTACATGACCCGGGTTTCCCCCCAGGAGATGTACTACCGCGCCGACGAGGCCAAGATCAAGAAGGTGCGTGGCGCCGACTGGGACTACGAGGGAATCATCGACGGCTCCTGCCTGAAGGATCTCCTCAACAGCTCCAGCGACCTGATGAAGCAGTTCCAGACCGCCCAGCAAGGCCAGGGTACCGCCAACCAGCGGTCCTTGAAGAATCTGGGTGGCATCATCGTCGACGGCATCCGCTTCATCCCGTCCAAGACCCTGGAGAAGTTCCGTCCCTACGGTAACGGATCGAGCACCGGCCTCAACGCCGGCTCGCCCATCCTGCGCTACGGTGACGGCACCCGCGATCGTCGCAACAAGCGGTTCACCTCGTCCGACTACAAGATTGGGCTGTGCTTCCTGCTTGGCGAGGCCGCGCTCCTGGAGCTGAATAACGGCTCGATCGCGGACGTGGAGATCGAGACCCCGGACGGCAAGGGCTGGGAGACTTTCTCCTGGACCATGCGCGGCGTGCGTCGTGGATTCTGGCAGCGCCGTGATGGCGAAGCCATGACCGCCACCGACGGATGGCTCCAGCAGAACGTGATGGAGTTCGCTTTCAACATCAACTCGGCCAGCGCGCTGGTCTAAGGAGGATCTGAACATGGCTCGTGCAACCGATACCCTGTTCGCGGTGAATGTCGTTCCTGAGCGGACGACTCGCGATCAGCTGAAGGACGCCAACGGCGATCCCTTGTCCAACGCTCTGTTGGCTGCTGTCGTTTCCGATTTGTCGGGAGCTGCCGTCAACCAGACCTTTGCCATCATCCTGACGCAGGACGTCCCGGCCAGCTCCGGAACCCGGTATAAGGGATTGGTGAAGGGCTCGCTGGCGATCGACATCGTCAACGGGAAGCAGTACATCAAGACCTCGGCCGTTGGTGCA is a genomic window of Hyphomicrobiales bacterium containing:
- a CDS encoding DUF2815 family protein, producing the protein MSATPFTSRLEFVRNPEGVLQAIKLHNVRLSYPKLFKPEADRNNPSAVPKFGAVFIANLSDAEKGELAKFLKEASAEAFKKMLPADKYFAKNGDLSGKPEYAGCTTFSASEGEKNPPKVYNRHGILTKSEIEVYSGCMVTAVIKPWIQSNTFGQRINASLLGVKFAGDNEPFGPPPVDVATMLGCDPNQADPIDSVIPGFTPFASNDDDSSLPF
- a CDS encoding DUF2800 domain-containing protein — encoded protein: MQFTRHTLCGPSSLERRALCPGSLAQESWLDRGDEKDEDADRGTTCHAAMEAFVLGRPEPELTDDEARDVKKAKEALEMLLMGDVILQEEVAPKVRKTRGGANVYVELELLDLPYSMESNEIGTMDLVFIYEDHILLIDWKFGGSFVPAPKWNLQLKGYALGLWNDFPTLPIHVVIVQPQVMVDYQVVPWVYEPEERDEFFSELSGIVSRCHREPDLLVVGKACQFCKAARHVTCPAIQRSLGAFASINAAGTQCLEEMNSMELGRVMAAAKAAEKAATAVVAQARKLAMGGKAIDGWSCNQDSSGSYRLARKAASPGWPKDAITHDYSDNLRELLFKD
- a CDS encoding DUF3310 domain-containing protein; the encoded protein is MPTFDEQEWLDGRGLHPREARVLIEEFRKSKASGMTVDDWLKARSQAMKDDVPPPPHPREMSPPAQKHDAHYREIEAMGVEPIAVAESIIVAGIPPEYHETVRRNYSAALAVKYLMRLGHKDDGKKELDKSANYIHRARTGTWM